The genomic segment TATCCGGACTCAGCAAAAGCCTCAGTCGCTGCATCCAGAATTCTTTGGAATTTTTCTTCACGTGATGCGATCATATTTATGCCATCCCTTTATCTATTTGAATGAATACTCATTCATTTTGTGTCTCTATCTTATCATTTCTTCTTTCAAAAATAAATAGTCTTTTTCAGAATTTTATAAAATATTCTGTTTTCAATGTTTCCCTTTCATGGTATGCTAAAAGAAAAATTGGATGAATGGTCATTCATTTAAGGAGTTATGTTCAAGAAAGGAGCAATAAATGTGAGTTACAGAGATTTTAACCTCGAGTTTAAAAATCAAGTTGCCCTTGTCACCCTCAACCGTCCGGAGAAGGGAAATTCTTGGACGAAAGAAACCTATCTCGAGATGGAGGAACTTCAAACCGAACTCCAGAGAAATGAGGAAGTACGTGCAATTGTCTTCACAGGCGCAGGTGATAAATTTTTCTGTGCTGGCGCAGATTTGGCCCTCCTTTCTGAACTAAACTCACATTGGATTTCCTTAGAACTTTCCCGCTTTCAAGCGATTAACACGCGCTGGGAACGCCACATCAAGCCTGTCATCATGGCTGTCAACGGAATTACCGTCGGGAGCGGTCTCGAGCTTGCCCTTAGCGGAGATATCCGGATCGCTTCGAGTGAAGCCACCTTTTCAATTAACGAAGTGCGTTTAGGCCTCAATCCTGATATGGGTGGAACACAGCGTTTAACCCGAGTTGTCGGTCCCAGCCAAGCTAAGCGCCTCATTCTCACTGCAGAAACCCTCGATGCTCAAGAGGCCGCTCGCATTGGACTCGTCGATTGTGTTGTCCCTGCCAAGAATTTGATAAGCGAAGCGTTAAAGATGGCCGAACGAATTACCTATATGCCCCCGCTCGCCGTCCGCTTTGCTAAAAAGGCCATCAACCTTGCTGTGGATACCCCTCTTGAAATGGGTCTAATGTATGAAGAAGTTGCCTCCACCTTTTGCATGGGAACGGAGGATAAAAAAGAAGCCGTTCAGTCTGTTTTGGAAAAGCGACAGCCTGAATTCTATGGAAAATAGCTTTTCCTTATACTAAAAGGGGCTGTTTTGCGACAGCCCCTTTTTTTCTCCTATTAGCCTTTACGACGCGCCAGGAAATTACTAATTAAGGCTTTAATCCCTCCCCCTTTGGCAAAAGTCTGCGGTGATTGTTGCTGTAAAGTTTGGGCTTGAGGTTGGACTTGGGCTTGAGATAGAGGTTGATACGAGGGTTGAACATTCAGGGTATTATTTAGGTTTCCGCCGTACCCACCTGCCCCCATCCCTTTCATGAGAAAATTAACCACGGGTGGTATAGGAACCCCTGCTTGGGATAGATAGGGCATAACCTGTTGTATACCCCTCAGAACAGTCTTGCCCGTATTCAACCAGTTGGGTTGCCCAAAGGAGTTCATATTCTGGCGGTTAGGAGGGGGATTACCTCCTCTGAAATGACTAAGTGGCATAATTTCTCCTCCCTATTATTGGTATTATATGGTATGTTGTAGAATATTCTTCCTCTTGTACTTTGGACACCCTGTTTCCAACTTCAATCCATTTAAATTTCTTTAAGACAATCCTGTTTTTAGTAAATATTGGAACCCTTTTTCCACACTGACATAAGTTATATCAAGCCCGGAAAACCAGATTATGGAAGGAGGAAAACATTATGGCATTCGGAGGAGCAGCAGTTGCAGGGGGTCCTGGATTTGGAGCCGGAATTGCGATCGTTGTCGTTATCATTCTTTTGCTCATCGCATTAGGTATCGTTTTCTAAAAAATCTAAGAAACACAAAAAACACATTTCGTTTCTATAAATGAATTATTCTTGATTAACTCTAATGGAGGTGAATCTTATGTACGGAGTTGGCGGATATGGCGTTGGATATGGCGCTGGATGTGGAGTTCCTGTTGCTCCTGTTGGTGGAGTAGGCGTTGGCGTTGGTGCTGGCATCATCGCAATCGCAATTTTGATCTTAATCGCTCTTGCTGTTATCTTCTAATTAAAGCAAAGTTCCCGGGCTTCAGCCCGGGAACTTCTGATTTACCTATAATCCACTTTCATTGATCTATTTCATCAAAAAACGAATGGCTTGTAACGCATACTTAAAAGAGGGATAGCGAACCGGCAAATCGAACTGGGTACTCTGGCTTAAGATACTTTTTTGATGAGAAAACGCTTCAAAACTGCTTTTTCCATGATAAGCCCCATTCCCACTGTTTCCCACTCCGCCAAAGGGAAGGTAGGGTGTGACAATGTGCATCACGGTGTCATTAAAGCATCCTCCTCCAAAGGAGATTCCCTGAAGGATTCTATCTTGCAAGCCCTTATTCTCTGAGAAAAAATAGAGAGCCAAGGGCTTTTCGTGTTCGTTGACCTGCGCAATGACCTCCTCCAAGTCTTCATACTCGAGCACCGGTAGGATAGGTCCAAAAATCTCCTCCTGCATCACCGGATGATTCCAATCGACTTGGTCCAGAATTGTCGGCTCGATAAACCTCCGTTTTTCGTCATAACCCCCGCCGGCTAAAACATGAGCCCTCTCCAAATAAGTGATTAGTCTCTGAAAATGTCTATCATTAACAATGACCGTCAAATCATTATTTTGAAGCATCGTCTGGCTGTCTTGACCATAAAAATTTCGAATATAGCCTTGCATGTGCTCAACCAGTTCTTCTTTGACGTCTTTGTGAACGAAGAGATAATCTGGGGCAATACACGTTTGTCCCGCATTTAAGAATTTTCCCCAAACAATGCGTTTCGCCGCTAAATCCAACTTCGCATCCTTATGTACAATACAGGGACTCTTTCCTCCAAGCTCCAAGGTTACCGGAGTTAGATATTGGGCAGCCGCTTGTGCTACAATTTTTCCGACCACGACACTCCCTGTAAAAAAGATTTTATCAAACTTAAGGTTCAAAAGTTCTGTACTTGCTTCTGCTCCCCCCTCGATAACGGCTATATATTCGCTTGGAAACTGCGAACTCATCATCTCAGCTATAACTCGAGAAACATGGGGACTTAGCTCGGAGGGTTTAAGAATCGCACAGTTGCCCGCAGCCATCGCACCGAGAAGGGGAGCAAGGGTTAACTGAAAGGGATAATTCCAAGGTGAGATAATCAATGCAACGCCGTAAGGTTCAGGGTAAATAAAACTTCTTGAGCCGATATGCGTCAGGGGAGTCTTGACCCGCTTTGCTTTCATCCAAGAAACAAGATTCTTTGTGAGGTAGTTAATTTCCGAAAGGACCATCCCCAGCTCGGTCGAATAAGTATCAAGTTCTGATTTATTTAAGTCATGATGAAGCGCTTCCAAGATTGCAGGTTCAAAACGCTGAATCACCTGTTTCAATTTGTTAAGTTGCTCCAGACGAAAGCTCGCCTCTTGCGTGACCCCTGTGGCAAAAAAATCCCTTTGTTTTTTCAGGATCTTTTCAGATTGATTCATTCTGCCCCTCCCGATTACACTTTGTTCACGGATAACAAGTAAATAGGCTCAATTTTGTAGTTTGCACCAATTGGCATGACCAACTGACCGGTGTACAATAGTCATATTATAAAAATCAAAGGGGCGTGTCAGTTCCGATGGAACAACTGCAAGTTA from the Desulfitobacterium metallireducens DSM 15288 genome contains:
- a CDS encoding enoyl-CoA hydratase/isomerase family protein, translating into MFKKGAINVSYRDFNLEFKNQVALVTLNRPEKGNSWTKETYLEMEELQTELQRNEEVRAIVFTGAGDKFFCAGADLALLSELNSHWISLELSRFQAINTRWERHIKPVIMAVNGITVGSGLELALSGDIRIASSEATFSINEVRLGLNPDMGGTQRLTRVVGPSQAKRLILTAETLDAQEAARIGLVDCVVPAKNLISEALKMAERITYMPPLAVRFAKKAINLAVDTPLEMGLMYEEVASTFCMGTEDKKEAVQSVLEKRQPEFYGK
- a CDS encoding aldehyde dehydrogenase — translated: MNQSEKILKKQRDFFATGVTQEASFRLEQLNKLKQVIQRFEPAILEALHHDLNKSELDTYSTELGMVLSEINYLTKNLVSWMKAKRVKTPLTHIGSRSFIYPEPYGVALIISPWNYPFQLTLAPLLGAMAAGNCAILKPSELSPHVSRVIAEMMSSQFPSEYIAVIEGGAEASTELLNLKFDKIFFTGSVVVGKIVAQAAAQYLTPVTLELGGKSPCIVHKDAKLDLAAKRIVWGKFLNAGQTCIAPDYLFVHKDVKEELVEHMQGYIRNFYGQDSQTMLQNNDLTVIVNDRHFQRLITYLERAHVLAGGGYDEKRRFIEPTILDQVDWNHPVMQEEIFGPILPVLEYEDLEEVIAQVNEHEKPLALYFFSENKGLQDRILQGISFGGGCFNDTVMHIVTPYLPFGGVGNSGNGAYHGKSSFEAFSHQKSILSQSTQFDLPVRYPSFKYALQAIRFLMK